The genomic window TTCCGTCCCGGCAAGCACCAGCAAGACATCGGGAAAAGCCTTTTTTACTTCTTTTAAGGCCCGGACGGCGAGGTGAGAACCCTTTGCGAAACTCATCCGGGCCGGGTGGAAGATCACGCGCCTTCCTCTCAGCCGGGGAAACTTTTCCCGCGCCCGGGAACAGGCTTCTGAGTCTGCCGGCCGGAACCGGCTTAAATCGATCCCGTGATGAACAACAGTAATCCGGTCTTCAGGATAGCCGGAGGCGGCCAGTTCCTTCTTGAGATAGTGACTAACTGCGATTACCGCGTCCCACTGGCCGGCACACCAGAGCATCTCCTCCCAGAGCCTGTCCTCCCAAACATTGTGAGCAGTCAAAAGAAGCGGTATCCCTGCCTTGACTTTAAATTCTCCGAGAATTTGGGCGTGAACCGGGGAAAAATAATGCATGTTATGGGCGTGGACCAGATTGGGCGCGCTTCTTTCTAGAAAAGAAGTAACTTTTTCTCCAATCTCCTGGCGGCGCTCCCTGATCAAACCGGGAGAAAAAGAATTCAGGTCCAGCAAAGGAGTCCGCAAGACGCGCACAGCATTCCAGAAAAACTCTTCCTCTCTCCCATCGCAGGCACCTGTAAGGAGGTCCACCTCCCAACCCCTTTTCATCAGTTCCGGTCCCAACAGGGCAAGGTGAGTTTCTACGCCTCCAATAACAGGGTGGAAAGCCCAGTGCAGCATTGCTACTTTCACAGTGCATCCTCCTTAGAATCAAATTTAAGAAAGCAACGACAGCAATCTTGCGCGATTCAATTTACTAGAACACCAGTTCCCTAAATTGAAAGCGTTCAACTACTCAAAGCAATTGCTTTTAAAATTTTTGCCTGTTTTGTTCCAGAACCTTGAGCCAGAACAATTTGGGTTATTTGGAAGGTTATTTTCGAAAAAAGAACGGGGAGCTTAAAGAAATGGAAATTTTCCGGGTACTTTTACAAGCAATTTAAATTATACCA from Bacillota bacterium includes these protein-coding regions:
- a CDS encoding glycosyltransferase family 4 protein, producing the protein MKVAMLHWAFHPVIGGVETHLALLGPELMKRGWEVDLLTGACDGREEEFFWNAVRVLRTPLLDLNSFSPGLIRERRQEIGEKVTSFLERSAPNLVHAHNMHYFSPVHAQILGEFKVKAGIPLLLTAHNVWEDRLWEEMLWCAGQWDAVIAVSHYLKKELAASGYPEDRITVVHHGIDLSRFRPADSEACSRAREKFPRLRGRRVIFHPARMSFAKGSHLAVRALKEVKKAFPDVLLVLAGTEQTVDWERVRDQEVAQIMALAEKLDLTDHIFVRFFPWEEMPVMYQAADVCIYPSCFEEPFGIALLEAMASGRPVVASKAGGMPEIIEDERSGLLIEKGSYRELAERLIALLEDPKLARILAENGLERVRTAFTQEIMVDRTEAVYRQAAAGKFGFAGTAAN